The genomic DNA GATGACGTCAGACGGTCTAACTCATTTTCCCTCCTAACTGCTGATTGTTACGTCCCTTTGACTTATGACTGTCACATCTCCTTGACTTTGGACTGTCATATCCTTTTGACTTCTGACTATCTCACTTTATCGTGTCTCACCTTTATATATCATATCAATAGTAAAAGGTCAAATTATCATCTTAGCCGACCGTCCATCttgattaataatttattaatttaaattttattaaaatttaattacatATAATGGTAAAATAGAAAGATGacagaaatatatataatgaaaaatatgaatttatGAAAGAATTGTTGATAGATTTTTTATAGTGAAAAATGTGGGAGATATTTTACTTTTGACGTTATACATATGTGGCAACGGAAGAATTTATGGTGCCCTTACTTTGATTCCTtttataccaaaaaaaaaaaaattactttcaattttttttactatctatttgaattaattagtttCTTGTGTTTACtacatataataatttttttggaaaaatattaatttatttttttatggaaaaaaattgttttaatttcttttttagaTACTTTTTACAAGTTTTTTTACAGATATATTTGAAGATagaaaagattttattttattttataaaacaaTTTAGCTCCGTTATTATCGTGACTTTCCGTTAATTTTCTGGATTAAATAATCGCTCTATCAACGGAGCCCTAGAGATCGCGGCCGCTGCCTCCCACGCCGCCgcggtcttcttcctctctctcctTCCATGGACGAGTTCGCCAGCAGCCCCCGCCGCGTTCGTCGGCGCGTGCTGTCGGATGAGGAAGACTACCTCAGCGGTCTCCCCGACGAGCTTCTCCACCACATCCTCTCCTTCCTCCCAACCCGAGACTCGATCCGCACCTCCCTCCTCGCCCGCCGGTGGCGCCGCGTCTGGGCCTCCGTCCCCGCCATCGACTTCTCCTACACTAACGAGATAATTAATCCCGACACCGTCGGCCGCTTCCTCTCCGCCCGCAGCGACTCTCACTCCGTCTCTCGCCTTCGCCTCCCCGGACTCGGCCTCCAGCGCATCCAATCTCCCATCTGCAACTTGCTCGACTACGCCAAATCCCACGGCACTCAAGACGCGACCCTCCACTGCCACTCCTTAGACCCTTCCCTACTCGACGATCTGCTCCATTGGCCATCACTCGCGTCGCTGAATCTGAAAGCTCTAGGATGCCAGAACTGCACATTAGCGTTCAATTCCATCGCCCTCAGCAACCTCAGGACCCTTTTCCTCAGACTCGGTGAAGCTGCAATTCCCAACGAGACCTTGACAAAGCTGCTCTCGGGCTGCCCTCTTTTAGAAGAACTAAAACTAAGTGCAGAATATCCCCAACACGAAACCATTCAAATAGAAGCTCCAAATCTTCTCTGATTGACTGTGATTCCTACTCCAAAGAAGCTTCAAACTCCTTGGCCTCTGTTCGATTATACCAAATTTGGCTCTTTGGAAAATTTGCTCAGACTCTATTCAATGTGATTGTGACTGCTGTAGTTGTAATTGTCTTAGATACATGTCGTTCAGGCTTTCCTAAATTCCTGGTATGTTTTTGATCTTTAATTTTCCTGATTATTTTAGAACGAACTCAATGTTACTGATCATTATTGTTTCAGAAACAACGGGAAGGGTTTCCCATCTTTCACAAACTGCTCCAGTTGGAGATCAAAATGTATGTCACAAAGAAGTTCAGCCTGGACGTCGTGTTTGATCTTCTTCAATGTACACCGAAACTGCAGTCGctcgttttaattttaattgagtacAAAAAGGTTTGAGTTTGGGTTACTAATTTTGAAGAAACATTAATGGCGATGCAATTTCTTTGGCTTCATTGATCATTTCTTTTCGTACCATTTGTCAATTTCAGCGACTGCGTGACGAGGATTTCAGCGAGGGGGAGAGTTCATCTTCCTTGGAGAATCTAGAAAGAATCCGGTCGGCGTTGCTAAAGAAGCTATCAAAGACCGTTCAAGTAGCTGTAAATATTATGTTTGAAGGGGAATTTGAAGGGGAAGTTAGATGCAATGGTGAACTTTTTGTCATATGATCTTATAGTCACAAGTTCAAATATAGGATGGTTAATAAAAAGTTATCACTAATTAATCTAAATTCTCTAATCTTATAGAGTTAGTAATTAAGGAAAAGATTGATTATAGGGATGTTTATTGAAAAAGTATATTGGattcaataattaattaattaattaatgaaggGATATTTATTCAAATGTattattctaatttcttttataGAGTAGTATGGTGTTTCGAATCTATCTATCTGTGTTGGATCtaagattttataaaataatttgttttacttttttattttcttttataaatattatatttatcggtaaattagagaaaaaatcTCCGATGACAACTTTAACTTTGCATGTAATCCCTAATCacaaaaaattttatttcattctctacatgtaaagttttatttgtttcaactTTCTCATGCTAATATTGTTATCTAATTTCCTctcaaattttttaggtacaaaagatctaaaaatgagtataaatgcTCTTAAAGTTAGCACTTTACACtataattgagtatattttctattaaattgcgTACAATTTTTCCCTGTTTTagtataatttctcctaaattcaacattattttaaaaaaaaattagtatatttttcattcaatcgagtatcatttaaagaaaatctaatatattttctatctaattgaggtggaaaaagaatcgtgttcaattttataaaaaatgtaCTAAAAGGAGTATAATTCCTCTTGCAATCAACACTTTATACaataatcgagtatattttctatcaaaattgtctctcgtatttttaggtacaaatagttttaaaacgagtataattcctgttaaatttggtactttaaattagaattagtatattttctattaaactgagcatgatttttttcctacttaatataattcctcctaaattcagcatcatttaaagaaagtctagtatattttccatctaattgagtaccatttaaagaaaatgtagtatattttctatctaattgAGATGGAAAAAGAATCggactcaatttgatagaaaatatactagattttagtttaatgtactaaatttaagaggaattatattttttttttatacttaaaaatatcaggggtaattaggtaaatatttttaactagggAGTGGAAATAAAGATTTTTACCACTAGAGACTACATGCAAAGTTTTGTTTGTCAATGGAGATTGCATGTAAATTTTCCCTACTTTTATTGTGTAGCCAATATCTTATTATCGTTGTGAAATAACATAAGCAATTGCATACGAGAAAGAAATATTATTaaccttttttttctcattttcgaAAAGAATATATACATAGGTATTTATAGATACATAATCATCCTGAAACTCTCATGCTCATGCAATTACATAAATTAGGAGGTTATGAAAGATGATGAGTTATGGAGCAATGAGGGAGTTTATAGATGTCCATAATTAAGgaatatgttatttttttttgggttttaAAAACTTGTCGAGAAAACATCAATATGCAACCGAAAAATAAAGTGAGAATAGTAGAAAAGAAACATCACAGCTGTTTACTTGGTTCGTTGCTTCAGCGGACTACTAATTCAAG from Zingiber officinale cultivar Zhangliang chromosome 4A, Zo_v1.1, whole genome shotgun sequence includes the following:
- the LOC121973864 gene encoding F-box/FBD/LRR-repeat protein At1g51370-like codes for the protein MDEFASSPRRVRRRVLSDEEDYLSGLPDELLHHILSFLPTRDSIRTSLLARRWRRVWASVPAIDFSYTNEIINPDTVGRFLSARSDSHSVSRLRLPGLGLQRIQSPICNLLDYAKSHGTQDATLHCHSLDPSLLDDLLHWPSLASLNLKALGCQNCTLAFNSIALSNLRTLFLRLGEAAIPNETLTKLLSGCPLLEELKLSAEYPQHETIQIEAPNLL